One Caldalkalibacillus uzonensis DNA segment encodes these proteins:
- a CDS encoding ParA family protein: MGKIIAIANQKGGVGKTTSSINLGACLATLGQRVLLIDIDPQGNTTSGIGIDKADIQYCIYDVLINDVNPQEVIQPTSIDNLHIIPATIQLAGAEIELVPTISREIRLKKALQLVKEDYDFILIDCPPSLGILTINSLTAADSVLIPIQCEYYALEGLSQLLNTIRLVQKHLNKQLTIEGVLLTMLDARTNLGIQVIEEVKKYFREKVYQTVIPRNVRLSEAPSHGKSIIDYDPKSKGAEVYMELAKEVLSPCLKG, encoded by the coding sequence ATGGGTAAAATTATCGCGATTGCCAATCAGAAGGGTGGCGTTGGGAAAACCACATCCTCCATTAACTTGGGAGCTTGTTTGGCTACGCTAGGCCAACGGGTACTGTTGATTGATATTGACCCACAGGGGAACACCACCAGTGGGATTGGCATAGATAAAGCTGATATTCAATATTGTATTTATGATGTTTTGATTAACGATGTCAATCCACAAGAGGTCATTCAACCCACTTCCATAGATAATCTGCACATCATTCCGGCCACCATTCAGCTGGCGGGGGCAGAGATTGAACTGGTGCCCACCATTTCCCGGGAGATCCGTCTAAAAAAGGCCTTACAATTGGTTAAAGAGGATTACGACTTTATTTTAATAGACTGTCCTCCCTCATTGGGCATTTTAACCATTAACTCCTTAACCGCTGCTGATTCTGTCTTGATTCCCATCCAGTGTGAATATTATGCACTGGAAGGATTAAGCCAGCTGCTCAACACGATCCGTCTGGTACAAAAGCATCTCAATAAACAGTTAACCATTGAGGGTGTCTTGCTGACCATGTTGGATGCCCGCACCAACCTGGGCATCCAAGTGATTGAAGAAGTGAAAAAATATTTTCGGGAGAAAGTGTATCAAACGGTGATCCCGCGCAATGTTCGCTTAAGTGAGGCCCCCAGCCACGGCAAGTCAATTATTGATTATGACCCTAAATCAAAAGGGGCGGAAGTGTACATGGAGTTGGCCAAGGAGGTGCTAAGCCCATGTCTAAAAGGTTAG
- a CDS encoding ParB/RepB/Spo0J family partition protein produces the protein MSKRLGKGLDALFPALEIDDNDKVIQIKLSELRPNPYQPRKDFNAEAIAELTQSIKEHGVIQPIIVRKSLKGYEIVAGERRFRASKEAGLETIPAVVKNFTESQVMEIALIENLQRENLNAMEVAYAYKKLMDKFNLTQDELALKVGKSRPHVANFLRLLQLPDNVQTYVSRGTLSMGHARALLGCKDKKSIVKLAKKCIDEQLSVRQLEQLIKQLNDVSRETKKKKVKQETNRVILQYEEQLKSKLGTSVKIKRGDKKGKIEIEFFSDEDLERLVDIMG, from the coding sequence ATGTCTAAAAGGTTAGGAAAAGGATTGGATGCCCTGTTCCCTGCATTAGAAATTGATGATAATGACAAAGTGATCCAAATTAAACTGAGCGAGCTGCGACCCAATCCATATCAGCCTCGTAAAGATTTTAATGCCGAGGCCATCGCTGAATTAACCCAGTCGATTAAAGAACATGGTGTGATTCAGCCCATCATTGTCCGCAAAAGTTTAAAAGGCTATGAGATTGTGGCCGGAGAGCGGCGTTTCCGCGCTTCAAAAGAAGCAGGACTTGAAACTATTCCTGCTGTCGTGAAAAATTTTACCGAATCACAAGTGATGGAGATTGCCCTCATAGAAAATTTACAACGGGAAAATCTGAATGCCATGGAAGTGGCTTATGCTTATAAAAAGTTGATGGACAAGTTTAATCTGACCCAAGACGAATTGGCACTCAAAGTGGGTAAGAGCCGCCCCCATGTGGCCAACTTTTTGCGCCTTTTGCAGCTCCCTGACAATGTGCAAACCTATGTTTCACGTGGAACATTATCAATGGGGCATGCCCGGGCACTGCTGGGATGCAAGGATAAAAAAAGCATCGTTAAATTGGCCAAAAAATGTATTGATGAGCAGCTAAGTGTCCGCCAGTTGGAACAACTGATCAAGCAGTTGAACGATGTTTCACGTGAAACAAAGAAAAAGAAAGTGAAACAAGAAACCAACCGGGTTATTCTGCAATATGAGGAACAGTTGAAAAGTAAATTGGGCACTTCGGTAAAGATCAAACGGGGTGACAAAAAAGGAAAAATTGAGATTGAGTTCTTTTCAGACGAGGATCTGGAACGTCTTGTGGACATTATGGGCTAA
- a CDS encoding aminotransferase class V-fold PLP-dependent enzyme encodes MIYLDQAASSWPKPDGVAEAMLEAVQHYGANPGRGGHQLAVRAAHTISQTRSRLAKLFGIKDPQHIIFFHNATAALNQAIKGFEWAKGDHVLATAFEHNAVRRPLAYIRERHGVKVTYIQPDHNGRVNLDQVAGALTPYTKLIVATHMSNVTGAILPIREIGQLAREKQIPFLVDASQSAGILPIDVEEDCIDLLAFPGHKGLYGPQGTGGLYLSPQLDLIPLFHGGTGSHSELEQQPDSRPARYESGTLNTPGIAGLNVGVSFVLEQGVEQIWEHEWQLTQYALQQLSQIDALQLYGPEMEVKRGPVVAFNLAGIDPHEVAMILDQHYGIATRAGLHCTPLAHQMLKTDPVGTVRASFGFFNRKEEIDQLVQALLEIQEGLLGSS; translated from the coding sequence GTGATCTATTTAGACCAGGCAGCTTCATCGTGGCCAAAACCAGACGGAGTTGCTGAAGCGATGCTGGAAGCTGTTCAGCATTACGGGGCCAACCCGGGACGGGGCGGACACCAGTTGGCTGTGCGGGCAGCCCACACCATAAGCCAGACCCGGTCCAGGCTGGCCAAACTGTTTGGTATTAAAGATCCGCAACATATTATTTTTTTTCATAATGCCACGGCAGCTTTAAACCAAGCGATCAAAGGATTTGAGTGGGCCAAGGGGGATCATGTCCTGGCCACAGCTTTTGAGCATAATGCTGTGCGCCGGCCGCTGGCCTATATACGGGAGCGGCATGGCGTCAAGGTTACCTATATTCAGCCGGATCATAATGGACGAGTTAATCTGGATCAAGTGGCCGGTGCGCTTACTCCGTACACAAAACTGATTGTAGCAACCCATATGTCTAACGTGACCGGCGCTATCCTTCCTATTCGGGAAATTGGGCAGCTGGCTCGGGAGAAACAGATTCCCTTTCTTGTAGATGCCTCTCAGTCTGCCGGGATTTTACCTATTGATGTGGAAGAAGACTGCATTGATTTACTCGCTTTTCCTGGACATAAGGGGCTGTACGGGCCTCAAGGGACGGGAGGTTTATACCTATCTCCCCAGCTTGATTTGATTCCTCTCTTTCATGGGGGAACAGGCAGTCACTCTGAACTGGAGCAGCAACCGGACAGCCGGCCGGCACGATACGAGTCAGGAACGTTAAATACACCGGGCATTGCCGGTTTGAATGTTGGTGTGAGCTTCGTTTTGGAACAAGGGGTGGAGCAGATTTGGGAACATGAATGGCAGCTGACCCAATATGCATTGCAACAACTGAGCCAGATTGATGCCTTGCAATTGTATGGACCGGAAATGGAAGTCAAACGGGGGCCGGTGGTGGCTTTTAATCTGGCGGGCATTGATCCCCATGAAGTAGCCATGATTTTGGATCAACATTACGGGATCGCCACCAGGGCAGGACTACATTGCACACCCCTTGCGCACCAGATGTTAAAAACAGACCCTGTGGGCACGGTTCGAGCCAGTTTCGGCTTCTTTAACCGGAAAGAAGAGATTGACCAGTTGGTTCAGGCTTTACTTGAAATACAGGAAGGGTTGTTAGGTTCTTCGTAA
- a CDS encoding DUF554 domain-containing protein, with amino-acid sequence MVLLGVIVNTLAIIVGTLIGLCFANIPEGMKSTVLKVLGIAVVVLGMGMAFEAEYFLNVLFSVVFGAILGEWLKVEDHLERLGQWIEHKAGKHRGNVAKAFVTTTLIFTIGAMSVIGSLNSGLNLDHDVLYTKAFLDGFVSIIFASTLGIGVIFSAIPVFVYQGALALFATTIDQWLTPELLERLVNDITATGGILIIGIGLNLLEVTKLKVGNLLPALVVAVLVGIGVYMVQGLMG; translated from the coding sequence GTGGTCTTACTAGGGGTTATTGTCAACACATTAGCAATTATTGTGGGAACGCTTATTGGATTGTGTTTTGCCAATATACCGGAGGGCATGAAGTCAACTGTACTCAAAGTGCTCGGTATTGCCGTTGTGGTCTTGGGGATGGGGATGGCCTTTGAAGCGGAATATTTTCTGAACGTTTTGTTTAGTGTTGTCTTCGGCGCCATTCTCGGGGAGTGGCTCAAAGTAGAGGATCATTTGGAGAGACTGGGTCAATGGATTGAACACAAAGCAGGGAAACATCGCGGCAATGTAGCCAAAGCGTTTGTGACGACGACGCTCATTTTTACCATTGGTGCCATGTCAGTGATTGGTTCCTTAAACAGCGGACTAAACCTGGATCATGATGTCTTGTACACCAAAGCATTCTTGGACGGCTTTGTTTCTATTATTTTTGCTTCAACATTAGGGATTGGTGTGATTTTTTCCGCTATTCCGGTGTTTGTGTATCAGGGGGCATTGGCTTTGTTTGCCACCACCATTGATCAATGGCTGACACCTGAATTATTAGAGCGCTTGGTTAATGATATTACAGCCACAGGTGGGATTCTGATTATTGGTATTGGACTTAATTTGCTGGAAGTGACCAAATTAAAGGTGGGCAACCTTCTGCCTGCCTTGGTTGTGGCCGTGCTGGTCGGCATTGGGGTCTATATGGTGCAAGGTCTGATGGGTTAA
- the yyaC gene encoding spore protease YyaC: MKQFSHSAPPPIFREAFDTEQFAEKLAHSLYNTLLPKVSDYDLVILCIGTDRSTGDALGPLLGSHLNVAGVEKFHVYGTLDQPVHAVNLAQTVSTINLNHPRPFIIAVDACLGHYHHVRLVTLGEGPLKPGAGVNKKLPEVGDLHLTGIVNVGGFMEYFVLQNTRLSLVMNMAAQIAQGIWLADQRLRQEKRSVPYTPQPTSLFSRLFSSSLSSK, encoded by the coding sequence ATGAAACAGTTCAGTCACTCTGCCCCTCCCCCTATTTTTCGTGAAGCGTTTGACACGGAGCAGTTCGCCGAAAAGCTTGCCCATTCTTTATATAACACCTTATTACCTAAGGTGAGTGATTATGACTTGGTCATCCTCTGCATCGGGACCGACCGCTCTACTGGGGATGCCCTTGGACCGCTCCTGGGCAGCCATTTAAATGTGGCGGGTGTGGAAAAGTTTCATGTTTACGGCACTTTAGACCAGCCGGTCCATGCCGTCAATTTGGCGCAAACCGTATCTACCATCAACCTCAATCATCCCCGGCCGTTCATCATCGCAGTGGACGCCTGCCTGGGGCATTACCATCATGTCAGGCTGGTCACCTTGGGAGAAGGACCGTTAAAGCCTGGAGCAGGAGTCAACAAGAAGCTGCCAGAGGTGGGAGATTTGCATTTAACCGGCATTGTTAACGTAGGTGGATTTATGGAGTATTTTGTTTTACAAAATACACGCTTGTCCCTTGTGATGAACATGGCTGCACAAATAGCCCAGGGCATTTGGCTCGCTGATCAACGATTAAGACAAGAAAAAAGAAGTGTGCCCTACACACCACAGCCCACTTCTCTGTTCAGTCGCCTGTTTTCCTCATCACTATCCAGTAAATAA
- a CDS encoding YkvI family membrane protein, producing MTLSTVWKGAKIAFLIIGTTIGAGYASGRELWEFFGSYGPQSQKAVLVSMILFSLSCYVIMMVSHRLKAPHYRLVLEEIIGLRLAKAYDVLIFFYLLSTTVVMFAGSGATLVYWELSYWVGVVLIGIFVLFVFLRDVEGVMSLNSLLIPVLIAMLLLACGLFLGQNSMADIEMEEGQGNVLSSGIAFTALNILPLIAVLSAIGSKVNKEEIAVSCVGSGICLALISLLYNQSLLFVSQEVMLYDVPLFAILQNFPPEWMVGVSVVLWLAIYTTAVSNIFGLVSRFKDQVYMPQWAVAGGFILLVMPLTTFGFTKLIQFLYPLYGVLNLFILAMILLYPLKQLALYYDKQ from the coding sequence GTGACGTTGTCTACCGTTTGGAAAGGGGCCAAAATTGCTTTTTTAATCATTGGTACAACGATAGGAGCCGGCTATGCATCAGGGAGGGAGCTGTGGGAGTTTTTCGGGTCGTATGGCCCTCAAAGCCAAAAGGCTGTCTTAGTTTCTATGATATTATTCTCTTTAAGCTGTTATGTGATTATGATGGTCAGCCACCGGTTAAAGGCACCCCATTACCGCTTGGTGCTGGAGGAGATTATCGGCTTGAGGCTGGCCAAAGCTTATGATGTGCTCATCTTTTTCTATCTTCTTTCCACAACGGTGGTGATGTTTGCCGGTAGCGGGGCTACTTTAGTTTATTGGGAGCTGTCGTATTGGGTTGGAGTGGTCTTAATCGGGATTTTTGTTTTGTTTGTTTTTTTGCGTGATGTAGAGGGTGTAATGTCTCTAAACAGTCTGCTTATTCCTGTTTTGATCGCCATGCTCTTACTGGCCTGTGGGTTGTTTTTGGGGCAAAACAGTATGGCAGACATAGAAATGGAAGAGGGGCAGGGCAATGTGCTTTCATCGGGAATTGCCTTTACGGCACTAAATATATTACCTCTGATCGCAGTCCTGTCGGCCATAGGTTCCAAAGTGAATAAGGAAGAGATTGCCGTGTCCTGTGTCGGCAGCGGGATCTGCTTGGCTTTGATCTCCCTGTTGTATAACCAGTCATTACTTTTTGTCAGTCAGGAGGTGATGTTGTATGATGTTCCCCTGTTTGCTATTTTGCAAAATTTTCCTCCGGAATGGATGGTAGGGGTTTCTGTTGTGTTGTGGCTAGCCATCTATACCACAGCTGTCAGCAATATTTTTGGGCTGGTTTCCAGGTTTAAAGATCAGGTCTATATGCCCCAATGGGCTGTGGCTGGAGGATTTATCCTCTTGGTGATGCCATTAACCACCTTTGGTTTTACCAAGCTGATTCAGTTTCTTTATCCGTTGTATGGTGTACTTAATTTGTTTATCTTGGCTATGATTTTGCTTTATCCCTTAAAACAGTTGGCCCTCTACTATGACAAACAGTGA
- a CDS encoding DUF951 domain-containing protein: MERKVFHLDDIVEMKKPHPCGANRWKIIRMGMDIRIKCQGCEHSVLMPRRKFERKLKRVLESAEKEKK; this comes from the coding sequence ATGGAGCGGAAAGTGTTTCACCTCGATGACATTGTTGAGATGAAAAAGCCCCATCCCTGTGGGGCAAACCGCTGGAAAATTATTCGCATGGGGATGGACATCCGTATTAAATGTCAGGGGTGTGAGCACAGTGTACTGATGCCCCGGCGCAAGTTTGAACGGAAGTTGAAACGGGTGCTGGAATCCGCTGAGAAAGAGAAAAAATAA